Proteins from one Canis lupus familiaris isolate Mischka breed German Shepherd chromosome 26, alternate assembly UU_Cfam_GSD_1.0, whole genome shotgun sequence genomic window:
- the DYNLL1 gene encoding dynein light chain 1, cytoplasmic codes for MCDRKAVIKNADMSEEMQQDSVECATQALEKYNIEKDIAAHIKKEFDKKYNPTWHCIVGRNFGSYVTHETKHFIYFYLGQVAILLFKSG; via the exons ATGTGCGACCGAAAGGCGGTGATCAAAAACGCCGATATGTCGGAGGAGATGCAACAGGACTCGGTGGAGTGTGCGACTCAGGCGTTGGAGAAATATAACATAGAGAAGGACATTGCGGCCCATATTAAGAAG GAGTTTGACAAGAAGTACAACCCCACCTGGCACTGCATCGTGGGGAGGAACTTCGGTAGTTATGTGACACATGAAACCAAACACTTCATCTACTTCTACCTGGGCCAAGTGGCCATTCTTCTGTTCAAATCTGGTTAA